The following proteins are encoded in a genomic region of Asterias amurensis chromosome 5, ASM3211899v1:
- the LOC139937687 gene encoding large ribosomal subunit protein uL14, whose protein sequence is MSKRGRGGASGSKFRISLGLPVGAVVNCADNTGGKNLFVIAVKGVKGRLNRLPAAGCGDMFVSTVKKGKPELRKKVMPAVIIRQRKAFRRKEGVVLYFEDNAGVIVNVKGEMKGSAITGPVAKECADLWPRIASNSGSIA, encoded by the exons ATGTCGAAGAGAG GACGTGGTGGTGCATCTGGTTCCAAATTCCGCATCTCGCTGGGTCTCCCAGTGGGCGCTGTGGTCAACTGCGCTGACAACACAG GTGGTAAGAACCTGTTCGTCATTGCCGTCAAAGGTGTCAAAGGTCGTCTGAACCGACTTCCAGCTGCAGGATGTGGTGACATGTTCGTATCTACGGTGAAGAAGGGAAAGCCAGAACTTCGGAAAAAGG TCATGCCTGCGGTCATTATACGGCAGAGAAAAGCGTTCAGGAGGAAGGAGGGCGTGGTGCTGTACTTTGAAGACAATGCAGGGGTCATAGTCAACGTCAAAGGAGAAATGAAAG GCTCTGCCATCACAGGACCCGTGGCCAAGGAATGTGCCGACTTGTGGCCCCGTATTGCCAGCAACTCTGGAAGTATCGCATAG
- the LOC139937686 gene encoding solute carrier family 49 member 4-like: protein MADRDSLLPQAPPIKSVQRSTLHPGEADHSQPNINYSVNEDHSEDTVKQTEYKTYKGRWYILAVFSLLGCLQACSWNTWGPIADTAKVVLDWDNGDIALLSNWGPIAFVLAGFYVSYLLLVKGLRFTVLGSSLILLLGVCIRCLPVGIDNIKWTMNIGHVGIGLAGPVLMAAPTAVSSVWFPPHQRTTSTAISVSAVAFGIGASFLIGPYFVTSLPENTSSANLDPVKRKQYFSEIMTLMYVECGATAIVVIAALLYFPNKPPTSPSVTASKPRESFKEGAIKMIKSGNFWIPAFAYSLTTGVYSGWTTQMPIILSQTLDVGQNVAGWIGFISNVAIIITSPMAARFVDLIGGRMKAVLIVFLVGSCLSCVWVALLTMKYITYNVVSLYIACIATGLCVNSPVPIYFELTAEGVYPVSEANSTMVMAFMNNVACLIFLLIFMVPNIGVTWMTWCLLGSVAICIPLLLMYKERYNRLDLDTTKDTRQVDA from the exons ATGGCCGACAGGGACTCACTGTTGCCGCAGGCTCCACCAATAAAGTCAGTGCAAAGAAGCACACTCCATCCAGGTGAGGCCGACCACAGCCAGCCAAACATCAACTACAGTGTCAACGAAGACCACTCCGAGGACACGGTTAAGCAAACTGAATACAAAACTTACAAGGGACGATGGTATATACTGGCGGTCTTTTCTCTACTGGGTTGTCTGCAGGCTTGTTCATGGAATACATGGGGCCCTATTGCAGACACAG CTAAAGTTGTTCTCGATTGGGACAACGGTGACATCGCACTGCTGAGCAACTGGGGCCCAATCGCCTTCGTCTTGGCGGGTTTTTATGTTTCCTATCTGCTTCTAGTCAAAG GTCTTCGCTTTACTGTCTTGGGGAGCTCCTTGATTCTTCTACTCGGAGTGTGTATAAGATGCCTTCCGGTCGGTATCGACAACATCAAATG GACAATGAACATCGGTCATGTTGGTATTGGTCTGGCTGGACCAGTCTTAATGGCTGCACCGACCGCTGTATCATCTGTCTGGTTCCCGCCTCATCAGAGGACAACATCCACGGCTATATCGGTGTCAGCAGTAGCCTTTGGTATTGGCGCATCGTTTCTGATCGGTCCGTATTTCGTCACAAGTTTGCCAGAAAATACAAG CTCTGCCAATCTGGATCCTGTCAAGCGTAaacaatattttagtgagattaTGACACTTATGTATGTAG AATGTGGGGCTACTGCCATTGTAGTTATTGCTGCCCTGTTATATTTTCCAAATAAACCACCAACATCGCCGAGCGTTACGGCCTCCAAACCCCGGGAGAGTTTTAAGGAAGGAGCAATCAAGAtgatcaa AAGTGGGAATTTCTGGATACCAGCGTTTGCATATAGTTTGACGACGGGGGTATACAGCGGCTGGACAACGCAAATGCCCATCATATTGAGCCAGACGCTTGATGTTGGACAG AATGTTGCTGGCTGGATTGGATTTATCTCGAATGTCGCTATTATAATAACAAGCCCGATGGCCGCCAG GTTTGTGGACCTAATAGGAGGCAGGATGAAAGCTGTGCTCATTGTGTTTCTCGTTGGATCGTGTTTGAGCTGTGTGTGGGTTGCGCTCCTAACAATGAAGTACATCACTTACAATGTCG TGAGTCTATACATTGCCTGTATAGCAACCGGACTTTGTGTGAATTCACCGGTACCAATCTACTTCGAGCTGACGGCAGAGGGCGTGTACCCGGTATCAGAGGCTAACAGCACTATGGTGATGGCGTTTATGAATAACGTTGCATGCCTCATCTTTCTGCTGatttttatggttccaaatatAG GTGTGACGTGGATGACATGGTGTCTACTGGGCTCAGTTGCTATCTGTATACCATTACTTCTCATGTACAAGGAACGCTATAATCGCCTGGATTTGGACACGACAAAAGATACTCGTCAAGTCGACGCCTAG